The bacterium genome includes a window with the following:
- the sucC gene encoding succinate--CoA ligase subunit beta (catalyzes the interconversion of succinyl-CoA and succinate), giving the protein MRRLLIEDALDIAEELYLGVALDRAAYALTLIASREGGVEIERIAEERPEAIHRLTVGIDEPFYPHQGVALGKKIGLEGELLSNFSTITTRLLKLFRALDAKMAEINPLVVTQEGKIVAADARVNVDDDALFRQPRLEALAGGGRHEEGELTPREKKARELGIPYLDLDGDIGMFPGGAGFGIMGNDFINYFGGRPANFMDSGGGHTPERLAAMLKLLEDNPDVKAIFGARFGGVSRCDDFARGVVMFLKEHGLSKPMALRFTGNMWREGVRIFTEEKEQNPELFEKIEFFGIETPIETVAQRAVELAREAV; this is encoded by the coding sequence GTGCGAAGACTTTTGATCGAGGACGCCCTGGACATCGCGGAGGAGCTCTATCTGGGGGTCGCACTGGACCGCGCCGCCTACGCCCTCACCCTCATCGCCTCCCGGGAGGGAGGAGTAGAAATCGAGCGCATAGCCGAAGAACGGCCCGAGGCCATCCACCGGCTCACGGTGGGGATTGACGAGCCCTTCTACCCCCACCAGGGCGTGGCGCTGGGGAAAAAGATCGGCCTGGAGGGGGAGCTCCTCTCGAACTTTTCCACGATAACGACGCGTCTATTAAAGCTCTTCCGCGCCCTGGACGCCAAGATGGCCGAGATCAACCCCCTGGTCGTAACCCAAGAGGGGAAGATCGTCGCGGCCGACGCCCGCGTCAACGTGGACGACGACGCCCTCTTCCGCCAGCCGCGGCTCGAGGCCCTGGCCGGCGGCGGACGGCACGAGGAGGGGGAGCTCACCCCCCGCGAGAAGAAGGCCCGGGAGCTGGGCATCCCCTACCTGGACCTGGACGGCGACATCGGGATGTTCCCCGGCGGGGCCGGCTTCGGCATCATGGGCAACGACTTCATCAACTACTTCGGCGGCCGGCCGGCCAACTTCATGGACTCCGGCGGCGGGCACACCCCGGAGCGCCTGGCGGCGATGCTCAAGCTCCTGGAAGACAACCCCGACGTCAAGGCCATCTTCGGCGCCCGCTTCGGCGGCGTCTCCCGCTGCGACGACTTCGCCCGGGGCGTGGTCATGTTTCTGAAGGAGCACGGCCTGTCGAAACCCATGGCGCTGCGCTTCACCGGGAACATGTGGCGCGAGGGCGTCCGCATCTTCACCGAGGAGAAGGAGCAAAACCCCGAGCTGTTCGAGAAAATCGAGTTTTTCGGCATCGAAACCCCCATCGAAACCGTGGCCCAGCGGGCCGTCGAGCTGGCCCGGGAGGCCGTTTAG
- a CDS encoding TlpA disulfide reductase family protein, which translates to MRRLIVLVLILGLAPAFALTDDDAVKLLVDLYTVSYTGRTEAEIFAAYGTTEAEMNAYYDSLPAKRQDEITARIEAGYYAFLDSRFEVFYGKAPALFTAPSLGGEPYELAGDLGDKVLFINVFATWCPPCEEEIPNFVDLIEEYGGAFGVVGVSVDDYLEVGGLTEFAEEHGINYPLVLYTQTNEKAQVYYAADSIPTTWIVDPEGLVRKVIVGGRSREEFKEIIDTYLGGD; encoded by the coding sequence ATGCGGCGGCTCATCGTTTTAGTCTTGATTCTCGGCCTCGCGCCGGCCTTCGCCCTCACCGACGACGACGCGGTGAAACTCCTGGTGGACCTCTACACCGTGTCGTACACCGGCCGGACCGAGGCGGAGATTTTCGCCGCCTACGGGACCACCGAGGCGGAGATGAACGCGTACTACGACTCGCTCCCCGCCAAACGGCAGGACGAAATCACTGCGCGGATTGAGGCGGGCTACTACGCCTTCCTGGACTCCCGCTTCGAGGTTTTTTACGGTAAGGCCCCCGCGCTCTTCACCGCGCCCTCTCTCGGCGGCGAACCCTACGAGCTCGCCGGAGATTTGGGTGACAAGGTGCTCTTCATCAATGTCTTCGCCACCTGGTGCCCGCCCTGCGAGGAAGAGATTCCCAATTTCGTGGACCTCATCGAGGAGTACGGCGGCGCGTTCGGCGTGGTGGGGGTCAGCGTGGACGATTATCTCGAGGTGGGCGGTTTGACCGAATTCGCCGAAGAGCATGGGATAAATTACCCCCTCGTCCTCTACACCCAGACCAACGAGAAGGCCCAGGTCTACTACGCCGCGGACAGCATCCCCACCACGTGGATCGTGGACCCCGAGGGGCTGGTGCGGAAGGTCATCGTCGGGGGCCGGAGCAGAGAGGAATTCAAGGAAATCATTGATACGTATCTGGGCGGCGATTGA
- a CDS encoding acetate kinase: MNVLVLNCGSSSVKFQLLDIDTEKVLAKGIVERIGAGQARLKYNTAGGKLEKEPPDVNDHAEAIKVILDQLTDAETGVLASIKEIDAVGHRVVHGGEEMTESMLIDDNVHKVLEKCIPLAPLHNPANINGIDAATKILPDIPQVGVFDTAFHQTMPRTAYLYAVPAWLYEKYRLRRYGFHGTSHRYVSERCADLMGRPTGELKIITCHLGNGASMAAVRGGKSVDTSMGFSPLEGLVMGSRCGDIDPAIPVFLMRNEGFSPDRVDYLLNSQSGIMGLSSDKYIDMRDVEGQYVKGDPLCREIMEIYAYRVRKYIGAYAAALNGVDAVVFTAGVGENSSIVRALVCKPLSYLGLELDERLNTNTFKPGSGKEGVITTEGSRVSVWVIPTNEELVIARDTKDIVMASVTG, translated from the coding sequence ATGAACGTCTTGGTCTTGAACTGCGGTAGCTCTTCGGTAAAGTTTCAGCTACTCGACATCGACACCGAAAAAGTGCTGGCGAAGGGAATCGTCGAGCGGATCGGCGCGGGGCAGGCCCGGTTGAAATACAATACCGCCGGGGGTAAGCTCGAAAAGGAACCGCCCGATGTGAACGACCACGCCGAGGCCATCAAGGTCATCCTGGATCAGCTCACCGACGCCGAGACGGGTGTCCTCGCGTCCATCAAGGAGATAGACGCCGTGGGGCACCGCGTCGTCCACGGCGGGGAAGAGATGACCGAGAGCATGCTCATAGATGATAACGTGCACAAGGTTCTCGAGAAGTGCATCCCCCTGGCTCCATTGCATAACCCGGCCAACATCAACGGAATAGACGCGGCGACCAAGATCCTACCCGACATCCCCCAGGTCGGCGTTTTCGACACCGCATTCCACCAGACCATGCCGCGCACGGCCTATCTTTACGCCGTACCGGCCTGGCTTTATGAGAAATACCGCCTGCGGCGGTACGGTTTCCACGGAACCTCCCACCGCTATGTGAGCGAGCGCTGCGCCGACCTCATGGGTCGCCCTACCGGGGAGCTGAAGATAATCACCTGCCACCTGGGAAACGGGGCTTCCATGGCGGCGGTGCGCGGCGGGAAGAGCGTGGACACCTCGATGGGTTTCAGCCCCCTGGAGGGCCTGGTGATGGGCAGCCGTTGCGGCGACATAGACCCGGCCATCCCGGTCTTTCTGATGAGGAACGAGGGCTTCTCCCCCGACAGGGTGGACTACCTCCTGAACAGTCAGTCGGGCATAATGGGCCTCTCGAGCGACAAGTACATAGACATGCGGGACGTGGAAGGGCAGTACGTAAAAGGTGATCCCCTCTGCCGCGAAATCATGGAGATCTACGCCTACCGCGTCCGGAAGTACATAGGGGCCTACGCGGCCGCCCTGAACGGCGTGGACGCCGTCGTCTTCACCGCGGGAGTCGGTGAGAACTCTTCCATCGTCCGCGCCCTCGTCTGCAAACCGCTCTCGTACTTGGGGCTGGAACTCGACGAACGGCTCAACACCAATACCTTCAAGCCGGGGTCCGGTAAAGAGGGCGTGATTACGACCGAGGGTTCCCGAGTATCCGTCTGGGTCATCCCCACCAACGAAGAGCTTGTGATAGCCCGGGACACTAAAGACATCGTCATGGCCTCCGTGACCGGTTGA
- the rpmF gene encoding 50S ribosomal protein L32, translated as MAVPKRRKSRSKRDMRRAHWVSSILVPTLTACPNCGEAKIPHRICPSCGYYKGRQIIIPVKQEE; from the coding sequence ATGGCCGTGCCGAAGAGAAGGAAATCGCGCTCCAAGAGGGACATGCGCCGGGCCCACTGGGTGAGCAGCATCCTGGTGCCCACCCTGACCGCCTGCCCGAACTGCGGAGAAGCCAAAATCCCGCACCGAATCTGCCCCTCCTGCGGCTATTACAAGGGGCGCCAGATCATCATCCCCGTTAAGCAGGAGGAGTAG
- a CDS encoding T9SS type A sorting domain-containing protein: MKNAMLMLFLLVGVVFANTWSDPVAIVATDAVEFVGGPSSNSQVVDSRGTLHVVFFSDFDEPGNREIYYMNNRGGTWSEPLRLSYGENMSHVPSIAIDAAGNMTVVWYDYRLGYPYADVFWCRYDAAAGTWSEDLPLVVTVGSGSLVPVVLAEPGGKVHLVWSDGRNGDYLDFELYYRSYENGQWSEDYQLTNAGRFFRWFPCMVLDDAGNLHLFWGDERTARNDFYIYYKKLSPDGTWTDELNLGRGVPQDTVIYNNYLFLSQINVVDVESGIPDVSNLLFDPDTPTQVRYSVKNLDDPEDVWVIRDMPVSGVGDFYVTQPALATCRSGVRVVWGQGTEGNISLYQATVGLNGESAPELFGSTTGDNMGISLSSGLKGDLNLVYVHTTTGDAGWDLYYRHDAVPREGNIDDHSPPRILVNSINPNPASDGAVVSFDLPVTGNVEVAVYDTAGRRVGTVFSGTLTAGRHELAVDTAGLRSGAYFVLATSGGVSASAPLVVTR, encoded by the coding sequence ATGAAAAACGCGATGCTGATGCTCTTCCTACTGGTCGGGGTTGTGTTCGCGAACACCTGGTCCGATCCGGTGGCCATCGTCGCTACCGACGCGGTGGAGTTCGTCGGCGGCCCCAGCAGTAACAGTCAGGTCGTGGACAGCCGCGGAACCCTCCACGTAGTCTTCTTCTCCGACTTCGATGAACCGGGAAACCGCGAAATTTACTACATGAACAACCGGGGCGGAACCTGGTCGGAGCCGCTGCGTCTCAGCTACGGGGAGAACATGTCCCACGTCCCCTCGATTGCGATCGACGCCGCGGGAAACATGACCGTAGTGTGGTACGACTACCGCCTGGGGTATCCGTACGCCGATGTTTTCTGGTGTCGTTACGACGCCGCTGCCGGCACCTGGAGCGAGGATTTACCGCTTGTGGTAACGGTCGGCTCCGGTTCGTTGGTTCCGGTGGTTCTTGCCGAACCCGGAGGGAAGGTTCACCTCGTCTGGAGCGACGGCAGGAACGGGGATTACCTCGACTTCGAGCTCTACTACCGGTCTTACGAAAACGGCCAGTGGTCGGAGGATTACCAGCTCACCAACGCCGGCCGCTTCTTCCGCTGGTTCCCGTGCATGGTCCTGGACGACGCCGGGAATCTTCACCTCTTCTGGGGCGACGAACGAACCGCCAGGAATGACTTTTACATCTACTACAAAAAGCTCAGCCCCGACGGCACCTGGACTGACGAGCTCAACCTCGGGCGGGGAGTCCCGCAGGACACCGTGATTTACAACAACTACTTGTTCCTGTCCCAGATCAACGTCGTGGATGTGGAGTCGGGGATTCCGGATGTGTCCAACCTTTTATTCGATCCCGACACCCCCACCCAGGTCAGATACTCGGTGAAGAATCTCGATGATCCCGAAGACGTCTGGGTCATCCGGGACATGCCGGTCAGTGGTGTGGGTGATTTCTACGTCACACAGCCCGCTCTGGCCACCTGCCGCTCGGGTGTCCGGGTGGTGTGGGGTCAGGGGACCGAGGGCAACATCAGCCTGTACCAGGCCACGGTGGGTCTGAACGGGGAGAGCGCCCCGGAGCTCTTCGGATCGACCACCGGCGACAACATGGGAATATCACTCTCGAGTGGGTTGAAAGGTGATTTGAACCTCGTCTACGTGCACACCACGACGGGTGATGCGGGCTGGGATCTCTATTACCGTCACGACGCCGTGCCCCGGGAGGGCAACATTGACGATCATTCTCCGCCTCGGATCCTCGTAAATTCGATCAACCCCAACCCGGCCAGCGACGGCGCGGTGGTGAGCTTCGATCTTCCCGTGACCGGAAACGTCGAGGTGGCCGTGTACGATACGGCCGGGCGCCGCGTGGGAACCGTTTTCTCGGGCACCCTGACCGCGGGACGGCACGAGCTAGCCGTGGATACCGCGGGGCTCCGTTCCGGGGCGTACTTCGTTCTGGCCACGAGCGGCGGTGTGAGCGCGAGCGCGCCCCTGGTGGTCACTCGGTAA